One genomic window of Lynx canadensis isolate LIC74 chromosome F2, mLynCan4.pri.v2, whole genome shotgun sequence includes the following:
- the PLEKHF2 gene encoding pleckstrin homology domain-containing family F member 2, translating into MVDRLANSEANTRRINIVENCFGAAGQPLTIPGRVLIGEGVLTKLCRKKPKARQFFLFNDILVYGNIVIQKKKYNKQHIIPLENVTIDSIKDEGDLRNGWLIKTPTKSFAVYAATATEKSEWMNHINKCVTDLLSKSGKTPSNEHAAVWVPDSEATVCMRCQKAKFTPVNRRHHCRKCGFVVCGPCSEKRFLLPSQSSKPVRICDFCYDLLSTGDMATCQPTRSDSYSQSLKSPLNDVSDDDDDDDSSD; encoded by the coding sequence ATGGTGGATCGCTTGGCAAACAGTGAAGCAAATACTAGACGTATAAATATAGTAGAAAACTGTTTTGGAGCAGCTGGTCAACCCTTAACTATACCAGGAAGGGTTCTTATTGGAGAAGGAGTATTGACTAAGTTGTGCAGAAAAAAGCCCAAAGCAAGgcaatttttcttatttaatgatATTCTTGTATATGGCAATATTGTcatccagaagaaaaaatataacaaacaacATATTATTCCCCTGGAAAATGTCACTATTGATTCCATCAAAGATGAGGGAGACTTAAGGAATGGATGGCTTATCAAGACACCAACTAAATCATTTGCAGTTTATGCTGCCACTGCCACTGAGAAATCAGAATGGATGaatcacataaataaatgtgttacTGACTTACTCTCCAAAAGTGGGAAGACACCCAGTAATGAACATGCTGCTGTCTGGGTTCCTGACTCTGAGGCAACTGTATGTATGCGTTGTCAGAAAGCAAAATTCACACCTGTTAATCGTCGTCACCATTGCCGCAAATGTGGTTTTGTTGTCTGTGGGCCCTGCTCTGAAAAGAGATTTCTTCTTCCAAGCCAGTCCTCTAAGCCTGTGCGGATTTGTGACTTCTGCTATGACCTGCTTTCCACCGGGGACATGGCCACGTGCCAGCCTACTAGATCAGACTCTTACAGTCAATCATTGAAGTCTCCtttaaatgatgtatctgatgatgatgacgatgatgatagCAGTGACTAA